The following are from one region of the Erwinia billingiae Eb661 genome:
- the trpS gene encoding tryptophan--tRNA ligase, with product MSKPIVFSGAQPSGELTIGNYMGALRQWVSMQDSHDCIYCIVDLHAITVRQDPTALRKATLDTLALYLACGIDPEKSTIFVQSHVPEHTQLSWILNCYTYFGELSRMTQFKDKSTRYEENINAGLFDYPVLMAADILLYQTTQVPVGEDQKQHLELSRDVASRFNALYGDIFKVPEPFIPKSGARVMSLLEPTKKMSKSDDNRNNVIGLLEDPKAVVKKIKRAMTDGDEPPVVRYDVKNKAGVSNLLDILSGVTGTSIPELEQQFEGQMYGHLKGAVAEAVSGMLTDLQERYYRFRNDEALLDQIMRDGAAKARSQAQVTLKKVYEAIGFVAQP from the coding sequence ATGAGCAAACCCATCGTATTTAGCGGCGCACAGCCTTCCGGCGAACTGACCATCGGTAACTATATGGGTGCGCTGCGTCAGTGGGTCAGCATGCAGGATAGCCATGACTGCATCTACTGTATTGTCGACTTACATGCGATCACCGTGCGCCAGGATCCGACCGCACTGCGTAAAGCGACGCTGGATACGCTGGCCCTTTACCTGGCGTGCGGCATCGACCCTGAAAAAAGCACCATCTTTGTTCAGTCGCATGTGCCTGAACATACTCAGCTGAGCTGGATCCTTAACTGCTACACCTATTTCGGCGAACTGAGCCGCATGACGCAGTTCAAGGACAAATCGACGCGCTACGAAGAGAACATCAACGCCGGTCTGTTTGACTATCCGGTGCTGATGGCGGCCGATATCCTGCTGTACCAGACCACGCAGGTGCCGGTAGGCGAAGACCAGAAGCAGCATCTGGAACTGAGCCGTGACGTGGCGTCACGCTTTAACGCGCTGTATGGCGATATCTTTAAGGTGCCAGAGCCGTTTATCCCGAAATCAGGCGCGCGCGTGATGTCGCTGCTTGAGCCGACTAAGAAGATGTCCAAATCTGACGATAACCGTAATAACGTCATCGGCCTGCTGGAAGATCCAAAAGCGGTAGTGAAGAAGATCAAGCGCGCGATGACCGATGGCGATGAGCCGCCGGTGGTACGTTATGACGTGAAGAATAAGGCGGGCGTGTCTAACCTGCTGGATATCCTGTCTGGCGTGACCGGCACCAGTATTCCTGAGCTGGAGCAGCAGTTTGAAGGCCAGATGTATGGTCATTTGAAAGGCGCGGTTGCCGAAGCCGTTTCCGGCATGCTGACCGATCTGCAAGAGCGTTATTACCGCTTCCGTAATGATGAAGCGCTGCTGGATCAGATCATGCGTGATGGCGCGGCGAAAGCCCGTTCGCAGGCGCAGGTGACGCTGAAAAAAGTCTACGAAGCCATCGGCTTTGTTGCGCAGCCGTAA
- the rpe gene encoding ribulose-phosphate 3-epimerase: MKQFLLAPSILSADFARLGEDTAKALAAGGDVVHFDVMDNHYVPNLTMGPMVLKALRDYGITAPIDVHLMVKPVDRLIPDFAKAGASYITFHPEASEHVDRSLQLIKEHGCKAGLVFNPATSLSYLDYVMDKVDVILLMSVNPGFGGQSFIPGTLDKLRQVRKLIDQSGYDIRLEVDGGVKVENIAEIADAGADMFVAGSAIFGKADYKKVIDDMRTELEKSRHGSFH; encoded by the coding sequence ATGAAACAGTTTTTACTTGCCCCATCAATTCTGTCTGCGGATTTTGCCCGTCTGGGTGAAGACACAGCAAAAGCGCTGGCCGCCGGTGGCGATGTCGTGCATTTCGATGTGATGGACAATCACTACGTTCCCAATCTGACCATGGGGCCAATGGTACTGAAAGCGCTGCGCGACTACGGTATTACCGCGCCGATTGATGTGCACCTGATGGTGAAGCCGGTCGATCGTCTGATCCCGGACTTTGCTAAAGCCGGTGCCAGCTACATCACTTTCCACCCGGAAGCCTCCGAGCATGTCGACCGCTCACTGCAGCTGATTAAAGAGCACGGCTGTAAAGCCGGTTTGGTGTTCAACCCGGCCACCTCGCTCAGCTACCTGGATTACGTGATGGATAAAGTGGATGTCATTCTGCTGATGTCAGTCAATCCGGGCTTCGGCGGTCAATCCTTTATTCCCGGCACCCTCGATAAGCTGCGCCAGGTTCGCAAGCTGATCGACCAGAGCGGTTATGACATTCGCCTGGAAGTGGATGGCGGCGTGAAGGTTGAAAACATCGCTGAGATTGCCGATGCGGGCGCAGATATGTTTGTTGCCGGTTCAGCGATCTTTGGCAAAGCGGATTACAAAAAAGTGATCGACGATATGCGCACCGAACTGGAGAAATCACGCCATGGCTCATTTCACTAA
- the dam gene encoding adenine-specific DNA-methyltransferase has product MKKNRAFLKWAGGKYPLLEDIHRHLPEGDCLIEPFVGAGSVFLNTEFPSYLLADINSDLINLYNIVKTRVSEFTTDARELFTSETNDAEFYYARRAEFNRCEDPYRRGLLFLYLNRHCYNGLCRYNLSGEFNVPFGRYRKPYFPEDELYWFSERSQNATFVCESYDVTLSRAHKGAVVYCDPPYAPLSATANFTAYHTNSFSLLQQQHLAQLAEKLSMESHIPVLISNHDTPLTREWYQAAKLHQIKARRSISRNSNGRNQVDELLALFAGS; this is encoded by the coding sequence ATGAAAAAAAATCGCGCTTTTTTGAAATGGGCGGGTGGCAAATACCCGCTGCTTGAAGATATCCATCGTCATCTGCCGGAAGGCGACTGTCTGATTGAGCCTTTTGTCGGGGCCGGATCGGTGTTTCTTAACACTGAATTTCCGAGCTACCTGCTGGCGGATATCAACAGCGACCTGATTAACCTCTACAACATCGTTAAAACCCGCGTCAGCGAGTTCACCACCGATGCCCGCGAGCTGTTTACCAGTGAAACCAACGACGCCGAGTTCTACTACGCTCGCCGTGCTGAGTTTAATCGCTGTGAGGATCCTTACCGCCGTGGCCTGCTGTTTTTGTATCTCAACCGCCATTGCTACAATGGGTTGTGTCGCTACAACCTGAGCGGTGAGTTCAACGTGCCTTTTGGCCGTTATCGCAAACCCTATTTCCCGGAGGACGAGCTGTACTGGTTCTCTGAACGTTCACAAAACGCCACCTTTGTCTGTGAATCGTACGATGTTACCCTGAGCCGTGCACATAAAGGGGCGGTGGTCTATTGCGATCCCCCGTATGCACCGCTGTCAGCGACGGCGAACTTTACCGCTTATCACACCAACAGTTTCAGCCTGCTGCAACAACAGCATCTGGCGCAACTGGCGGAGAAGCTGTCGATGGAGAGCCACATTCCGGTGCTGATCTCCAATCACGATACCCCGCTAACCCGCGAATGGTATCAGGCGGCAAAGCTGCATCAAATCAAAGCGCGGCGTTCGATCAGTCGCAACAGTAACGGACGTAATCAGGTGGATGAACTGCTGGCGTTGTTCGCCGGGAGTTAG
- the aroK gene encoding shikimate kinase AroK, which yields MAEKRNIFLVGPMGAGKSTIGRQLAQQLNMEFFDSDQEIERRTGADVGWVFDVEGEEGFRDREEKIINELTEKQGIVLATGGGSVKSRETRNRLSARGVVVYLETTIEKQLARTQRDKKRPLLQVESPPREVLEALAAERNPLYEEIADVTIRTDDQSAKVVANQIINMLEKS from the coding sequence ATGGCAGAGAAACGCAATATCTTTCTGGTTGGGCCTATGGGTGCCGGCAAAAGCACTATTGGGCGTCAGTTAGCTCAGCAACTCAATATGGAATTTTTCGATTCCGATCAAGAAATTGAGCGACGTACCGGAGCGGATGTGGGTTGGGTGTTCGACGTCGAAGGCGAAGAAGGCTTCCGCGATCGCGAAGAAAAAATCATCAACGAACTCACTGAGAAGCAAGGCATTGTGCTGGCGACCGGTGGCGGTTCCGTAAAATCACGTGAAACCCGTAACCGTCTTTCGGCTCGCGGCGTAGTGGTGTATCTGGAAACTACCATTGAGAAGCAGCTTGCCCGCACTCAGCGCGATAAAAAGCGTCCTCTGCTGCAGGTGGAATCTCCACCGCGCGAGGTGCTGGAAGCGCTGGCCGCAGAACGCAATCCGCTCTACGAAGAGATCGCTGACGTGACGATCCGTACCGACGACCAGAGTGCGAAAGTGGTCGCGAATCAGATCATCAACATGTTGGAAAAGAGCTGA
- a CDS encoding HofO family protein — MNSAWSRWLSLPVWVQGSLLCMAVCASALCVWHLWTAPADQQAIKLLAQHRLQSSRYQLLVQRLMASGSFVSAREEIAQLQQALQPEQKTAFSLLTLTQISGGELADWQPSRQGGSLTLDVSWPQVESLFGYLSTLPAGVTLSSFTLKPEHAQLRFHLTLALNHED, encoded by the coding sequence ATGAATAGCGCCTGGTCTCGCTGGCTGAGTTTACCGGTCTGGGTGCAGGGCTCGCTGCTGTGCATGGCCGTCTGTGCTTCTGCACTGTGCGTTTGGCATCTTTGGACCGCACCGGCCGACCAGCAGGCGATAAAGCTGCTGGCTCAGCATCGGCTGCAAAGCAGTCGGTATCAGCTTCTTGTGCAACGTCTGATGGCGTCGGGATCCTTTGTCAGTGCCAGGGAGGAAATCGCGCAACTTCAGCAGGCGCTGCAGCCTGAGCAGAAAACAGCCTTCTCTTTACTGACGTTGACCCAGATTTCTGGTGGCGAGTTGGCAGACTGGCAACCCAGCCGCCAGGGAGGAAGCCTGACGTTGGATGTTAGCTGGCCGCAGGTGGAAAGCCTGTTCGGCTATCTGAGCACGCTGCCCGCCGGCGTGACGCTATCAAGCTTCACCCTCAAGCCTGAACACGCGCAGCTGCGTTTCCATCTGACGCTGGCCCTGAATCATGAAGACTGA
- a CDS encoding phosphoglycolate phosphatase: protein MAHFTKVRALAFDLDGTLIDSAPGLASAVDAALTALSLPAAGVERVSTWIGNGADILIERALTWALGHQPEDDLIRDARVLLDTHYATTIESGSKLFPGVKEGLAALAAKGLPMAVVTNKPTPFVAPLLSSLGIADYFSLIIGGDDVVAKKPHPAPLFLVLGTFGLLQEELVFVGDSRNDILAAQAAGCPSIGMTFGYNYGEPIAASQPTVVLDHFNDLLPALGL, encoded by the coding sequence ATGGCTCATTTCACTAAGGTTCGCGCATTGGCTTTCGACCTGGACGGCACGCTGATTGACAGTGCGCCAGGTCTGGCCAGCGCGGTCGATGCGGCATTAACGGCACTCAGCTTACCGGCCGCAGGCGTTGAACGCGTCTCCACCTGGATCGGTAACGGTGCGGATATCCTGATTGAACGCGCGCTGACCTGGGCGTTAGGCCATCAGCCGGAAGACGATCTGATCCGCGATGCGCGCGTGCTGCTGGATACCCATTACGCCACCACCATCGAAAGCGGCAGCAAGCTGTTTCCGGGCGTGAAGGAAGGGCTGGCGGCACTGGCAGCGAAAGGCCTGCCAATGGCGGTGGTGACCAACAAACCGACGCCTTTCGTCGCGCCGTTGTTATCTTCACTGGGCATTGCAGACTACTTCTCGCTGATTATCGGCGGTGATGATGTGGTGGCGAAAAAACCGCATCCGGCACCGCTGTTTCTGGTGTTAGGCACGTTCGGCCTGTTGCAGGAGGAGCTGGTGTTTGTCGGTGATTCCCGCAATGATATTCTGGCGGCTCAGGCTGCCGGTTGTCCCTCAATCGGGATGACGTTTGGCTATAACTACGGTGAGCCGATTGCCGCCAGCCAGCCTACCGTTGTACTGGACCATTTTAACGATTTGTTGCCCGCACTCGGGCTGTAA
- a CDS encoding HofP DNA utilization family protein — MKTERGNLCRAIVSLLLLVAADSQAGRDPFQPLVSECEQHPMPFHWQLKGIIGQADDFHAWLMAKKGKWIQLTQGQQLNQRWQLQEITALSITVADLNGCEPAFKRNLKGSIYEKDSLSADADGRTDAVKGQ, encoded by the coding sequence ATGAAGACTGAACGCGGAAACCTCTGTAGGGCCATCGTTAGCCTGTTGTTGCTGGTGGCTGCGGACAGTCAGGCCGGTCGCGATCCCTTTCAGCCGTTGGTGAGTGAATGCGAGCAACATCCGATGCCTTTTCACTGGCAGCTGAAAGGCATCATTGGCCAGGCTGACGATTTCCATGCCTGGCTGATGGCGAAAAAAGGCAAGTGGATCCAGCTTACTCAGGGCCAACAGCTTAACCAGCGCTGGCAGTTGCAGGAGATCACCGCGTTGAGCATTACCGTGGCGGATCTGAACGGGTGTGAGCCAGCGTTTAAAAGGAACCTAAAAGGGAGCATTTATGAAAAGGATAGTTTGTCTGCTGATGCTGATGGGCGTACTGACGCCGTTAAAGGCCAATGA
- a CDS encoding SPOR domain-containing protein, whose amino-acid sequence MDEFKPEDELKPDTSDRRPQRSRKTSSAPKVPVSRQHMMMGVGILVLLLLVIGIGSALNSPGDSNGSQTAEKPAAPTGTAATTPAQSGSDKNIDLSGSSSMSGQSGSQPAPDTTAANPPATSNGPQELSAPPISSTPTQAAPVQTPANQQRVELPGDLNNALSNQQGQVDAAAQGAQDSGSSLPTAPATVAPGGNTPPATAAKPAASQPRHPTQHQAPATAHKPATAKPAAKETKHAATTPAARSASEPSKASSSTPGGSYTLQLSSASRSDTLNAWAKKQNLSSYHVYKTARNGQPWYVLVSGSYAAPADAKRAVASLPAEVRAQNPWVKPVSQVKKESTE is encoded by the coding sequence ATGGACGAGTTTAAACCGGAAGACGAGTTAAAACCTGACACCAGTGATCGCCGCCCGCAGCGATCCCGCAAGACGTCTTCTGCCCCTAAAGTCCCGGTATCCCGCCAGCATATGATGATGGGCGTCGGTATTCTGGTGCTGCTGCTTTTGGTGATTGGTATCGGCTCCGCGCTGAACTCGCCGGGTGACAGCAACGGAAGCCAGACGGCTGAGAAGCCAGCTGCGCCAACCGGTACTGCGGCTACAACACCTGCACAGTCCGGCAGCGATAAAAATATCGATCTTTCTGGTTCCTCATCAATGAGCGGCCAGTCTGGATCCCAGCCTGCGCCTGATACCACCGCGGCAAACCCGCCGGCGACCAGCAATGGCCCGCAGGAACTCAGCGCACCGCCAATCTCTTCCACGCCAACTCAGGCTGCACCGGTTCAAACCCCGGCTAATCAGCAGCGCGTTGAGCTGCCGGGCGATCTGAATAATGCCCTGAGCAATCAGCAAGGTCAGGTCGATGCCGCCGCACAGGGTGCGCAGGATTCCGGCAGCTCATTGCCTACCGCACCGGCAACCGTTGCGCCGGGTGGCAATACGCCGCCTGCAACCGCAGCTAAGCCCGCCGCCAGCCAGCCACGTCATCCGACTCAGCATCAGGCTCCGGCAACTGCCCACAAGCCAGCCACGGCTAAACCTGCTGCAAAAGAGACTAAGCACGCTGCCACCACGCCAGCCGCGCGTAGCGCCTCTGAGCCGTCAAAAGCCTCTAGCTCAACGCCGGGTGGCAGCTATACGCTGCAGCTGAGCAGCGCCTCGCGTTCAGATACCCTGAATGCCTGGGCGAAGAAACAAAACCTGAGCAGCTATCACGTGTATAAAACCGCACGTAACGGTCAGCCATGGTATGTGCTGGTCAGCGGCTCGTATGCCGCGCCAGCAGATGCGAAGCGCGCCGTAGCCTCGCTGCCTGCTGAGGTTCGTGCACAAAACCCATGGGTGAAGCCAGTCAGCCAGGTGAAGAAAGAGTCCACTGAATAG
- the hofQ gene encoding DNA uptake porin HofQ, translating to MKRIVCLLMLMGVLTPLKANERPVSLAFDDAPVGQVLQALADWQNLNLMVAPEVQGTLSLRLTNVPWQQALQLVARMAQLSVETEDSILLVWPESRALEQQRKEALEQEHQREKAEKEQLLITEVLTLAHADASIVNSSLQSERARLMSERGSVTVDARTNSLLLRDTRPALDATRRWVQALDVPLEQIELAAHIVTINEESLRELGVRWGTTSNEQITQALRTSQFTVSLPVADAALTAGFTLARLDGKLLDLELSALEQENKLEIIASPRLFTSHQQPASIKQGTEIPYEVSSGTSGTTTVEFKEAVLGMEVTPVVQANGRILLKLQLTQNVPGRTMRSGEGEYLAIDKQEIQTQVTLKDGQTLALGGIFQRSTASGQRKVPLIGDIPILGSLFRYDINEQKRRELVIFITPRLIRDE from the coding sequence ATGAAAAGGATAGTTTGTCTGCTGATGCTGATGGGCGTACTGACGCCGTTAAAGGCCAATGAACGACCGGTCTCGCTGGCCTTTGACGATGCGCCGGTGGGGCAGGTACTGCAGGCGCTGGCAGACTGGCAGAACCTGAATTTGATGGTGGCGCCAGAAGTGCAGGGTACGCTTTCTCTCAGGCTGACGAACGTTCCCTGGCAACAGGCGCTTCAGCTGGTGGCCCGCATGGCTCAGCTCAGTGTCGAAACCGAAGACAGTATTTTACTGGTGTGGCCGGAAAGCCGGGCGCTGGAACAGCAACGCAAGGAGGCGCTGGAACAGGAACATCAGCGTGAGAAGGCCGAGAAAGAACAGCTGCTGATAACTGAAGTGCTGACGTTGGCCCACGCGGATGCCAGCATCGTTAACAGCAGTTTGCAGTCGGAGCGTGCACGACTGATGAGTGAGCGCGGCAGTGTTACCGTCGATGCCCGAACCAACAGTTTACTGCTGCGTGACACGCGCCCAGCGTTGGATGCCACCCGACGTTGGGTACAGGCGCTGGATGTGCCGTTGGAACAAATCGAGCTGGCGGCCCATATCGTCACCATCAACGAGGAGAGCCTGAGAGAGTTGGGCGTTCGTTGGGGCACCACCAGCAATGAGCAAATCACACAAGCGTTGCGCACCAGTCAGTTTACCGTCTCCCTGCCTGTTGCGGATGCCGCCCTGACGGCGGGCTTTACGCTGGCCCGACTGGACGGAAAATTGCTCGATCTGGAGCTTAGCGCGCTGGAACAGGAAAATAAGCTGGAAATTATCGCCAGCCCGCGTCTGTTTACTTCCCATCAGCAACCCGCCAGCATCAAACAGGGCACCGAAATCCCTTATGAAGTATCCAGCGGCACCAGCGGCACCACCACGGTGGAGTTTAAGGAGGCGGTGCTGGGCATGGAGGTGACACCAGTGGTTCAGGCTAACGGCCGGATTTTATTGAAGTTACAGCTAACGCAAAACGTGCCTGGCCGAACCATGCGCAGCGGCGAGGGCGAATATCTGGCCATCGACAAACAGGAAATCCAGACGCAGGTGACGTTAAAAGACGGCCAGACGCTGGCCCTGGGCGGCATCTTTCAGCGTTCCACCGCCAGCGGCCAACGCAAAGTTCCGCTGATTGGCGATATTCCGATACTGGGGTCGCTGTTTCGCTATGATATTAATGAACAAAAAAGGCGAGAATTGGTGATCTTCATCACGCCACGACTGATTCGTGATGAGTAA
- the aroB gene encoding 3-dehydroquinate synthase, whose amino-acid sequence MEKITVTLGERSYPITIAAGLFTDPASFWPLKAGDRAMLVTNQTLAPLYLTPVRQLLEGAGVEVDQVILPDGEQYKTLAVMDQVFTALLEKPHGRDTTLIALGGGVIGDLTGFAAASYQRGVRFIQVPTTLLSQVDSSVGGKTAVNHPLGKNMIGAFYQPASVVIDIDCLKSLPPRELASGLAEVIKYGIILDAEFFDWLEANIDALLALDGTALAYCIRRCCELKADVVAADEHELGQRALLNLGHTYGHAIEAHMGYGNWLHGEAVAAGMVMAARTAERLGQFSADDTDRIIRLLKRAGLPVTGPESMAAEAYLPHMMRDKKVLAGKLRLVLPLAIGQSEVRSGVAHDTVLAAINDCLPV is encoded by the coding sequence ATGGAGAAGATTACCGTCACTTTGGGGGAGAGAAGTTACCCCATTACCATCGCTGCCGGACTGTTTACCGATCCGGCTTCTTTTTGGCCGCTTAAGGCGGGCGATCGGGCCATGCTGGTGACAAACCAGACGCTGGCCCCTCTCTATCTCACGCCTGTGCGCCAGCTGCTGGAAGGCGCTGGTGTGGAGGTTGACCAGGTGATCCTTCCCGATGGCGAGCAGTATAAAACGCTGGCGGTCATGGATCAGGTCTTTACCGCTCTTCTCGAAAAACCTCACGGTCGTGACACTACCCTTATCGCGTTAGGCGGTGGGGTTATTGGCGATCTGACCGGGTTTGCCGCCGCCAGCTATCAACGTGGCGTGCGCTTTATTCAGGTTCCTACCACATTGCTGTCGCAGGTTGACTCCTCTGTGGGAGGCAAAACGGCGGTTAACCATCCGCTGGGCAAGAACATGATCGGCGCGTTCTATCAGCCCGCTTCGGTGGTGATTGATATTGACTGCCTGAAAAGCCTGCCGCCACGCGAGTTAGCGTCTGGCCTGGCTGAAGTGATCAAATACGGCATTATTCTCGACGCTGAGTTTTTCGACTGGCTGGAAGCGAATATCGATGCCCTGCTGGCCCTTGATGGCACCGCGCTGGCGTACTGTATCCGCCGCTGTTGCGAGCTGAAAGCCGACGTGGTGGCCGCAGATGAACATGAATTAGGGCAACGCGCGCTGTTGAATCTCGGCCATACCTACGGCCACGCGATCGAAGCCCATATGGGCTACGGTAACTGGCTGCACGGTGAAGCCGTCGCTGCCGGCATGGTCATGGCTGCCCGCACGGCCGAGCGTCTGGGGCAATTCTCTGCTGACGATACCGACCGGATCATCCGGTTGCTCAAACGTGCAGGTCTGCCGGTCACCGGCCCGGAATCGATGGCGGCTGAAGCGTATTTGCCGCATATGATGCGTGACAAGAAAGTACTGGCTGGAAAACTTCGTCTGGTGTTACCTCTCGCTATCGGCCAGTCCGAAGTGCGCAGCGGCGTGGCCCATGATACGGTGCTGGCTGCGATCAACGACTGCCTGCCAGTCTGA
- the cysG gene encoding siroheme synthase CysG, whose amino-acid sequence MDYLPLFCQLRNRACLLVGGGDIAERKARMLLKTGADLTVCATHFSPQFRLWQQEGKVTLIEGTFRAEMLDGCWLAIAATDDDAANQQVGDCAEARQVFCNLVDAPQQASVIMPSIVDRSPLIVAISSGGRAPVMARLLREKIEALLPQHLGKIAAYAGSLRQRVKDRFVEMGQRRRFWEKVFHHDRLAQSLANQQTDQVAQLTEALFAEPLENRGEVVLVGAGPGDAGLLTLKGLQQIQQADVVVYDRLVSDAVLELVRRDAERIFVGKRAGFHCVPQESINQLLLEQAQQGKRVVRLKGGDPFIFGRGAEELEALLDAKIPFSVVPGITAASGCSAYSGIPLTHRDHAQSIRLVTGHLQANGTLDWQNLAAEQQTLVFYMGLSQAGEIQTQLLAHGMAADMPVALVERGTSPQQRVVSGTLQQLASLAAEVSSPSLIIVGRVVALREKLRWF is encoded by the coding sequence ATGGACTATCTTCCCCTGTTTTGTCAGCTGCGTAACAGAGCCTGTCTGTTAGTCGGCGGCGGTGACATTGCCGAACGTAAAGCGCGAATGCTGCTGAAAACCGGAGCCGACCTGACAGTCTGTGCAACCCATTTCTCCCCGCAGTTCCGGCTCTGGCAGCAGGAAGGCAAGGTCACCTTGATTGAGGGCACCTTCCGCGCGGAGATGCTCGACGGTTGCTGGCTGGCGATCGCCGCCACCGACGACGATGCGGCGAATCAGCAGGTGGGCGACTGCGCCGAGGCACGACAGGTGTTCTGTAACCTCGTCGATGCCCCGCAACAGGCCAGCGTCATTATGCCGTCCATCGTTGACCGCTCGCCGCTGATTGTCGCCATCTCCAGCGGCGGCCGTGCGCCGGTGATGGCCCGACTGCTGCGGGAAAAAATAGAGGCGCTGTTGCCTCAGCATCTGGGGAAAATCGCCGCCTATGCCGGTTCTCTTCGCCAGCGGGTTAAAGATCGGTTCGTCGAGATGGGTCAACGCAGACGGTTTTGGGAAAAAGTGTTTCATCACGATCGGCTGGCGCAGTCGCTGGCTAATCAACAAACCGACCAGGTTGCGCAGCTGACCGAAGCGCTGTTTGCGGAACCGCTGGAGAACCGCGGTGAAGTGGTGCTGGTTGGCGCAGGACCTGGCGATGCCGGGCTGCTGACGCTGAAAGGCCTGCAGCAGATCCAGCAGGCTGACGTGGTGGTGTACGATCGTCTGGTGTCCGATGCGGTCCTCGAACTGGTGCGCCGCGATGCGGAGCGCATCTTTGTTGGCAAGCGGGCCGGTTTCCACTGCGTACCGCAGGAAAGCATTAATCAGCTTCTGCTGGAACAGGCGCAACAGGGCAAACGGGTGGTGCGTCTGAAAGGCGGCGATCCCTTTATCTTTGGCCGCGGCGCGGAAGAACTGGAGGCGCTGCTGGACGCGAAGATCCCCTTCTCAGTGGTGCCTGGCATCACCGCCGCATCAGGCTGTTCAGCGTACAGCGGCATTCCGCTGACCCACCGCGATCATGCGCAAAGCATCAGACTGGTCACCGGGCATCTGCAGGCGAATGGCACGCTCGACTGGCAAAACCTGGCGGCGGAGCAGCAAACGCTGGTGTTCTATATGGGACTGTCACAGGCGGGAGAGATCCAGACGCAGCTGCTGGCTCACGGCATGGCGGCCGATATGCCGGTGGCGCTGGTAGAAAGAGGTACGTCGCCCCAGCAACGGGTGGTCAGCGGCACGTTACAGCAGCTGGCAAGCCTGGCAGCAGAAGTCAGCAGCCCGTCATTGATTATTGTTGGCCGGGTGGTGGCCTTGCGGGAAAAATTGCGTTGGTTCTGA